ATTTCCAGGTTGCTTCAATCGAAAGCCGACTACGATTGTAATAGATCAACGGCGCACTGGAGATGGTCGTCGCTTCAACCGCCAGCCACATGACGCCCATGTGCCGTGCGACGACCGCCAGGGTCATGGCGCTGAGGAAGACCAGCAAGCAGGGGACCATGACTTTGTTCCCGCGATCACGGCGCAGATTCAGATACCCCACCGCGTACACGCCACAGGCGAAGAACAGCAGACTGGTCACCAGCAGCACCAGCCTCGACAGGGCGTCCAGTCCGATCCAACTGCTTTCGAGCGGGAAACGGCCGAGGCAGAGGAGCACCGACAGCAGCAGATGCAGGCCGCTGCTGAGTGGCAGCAGCCAGGAACGGGCCTGGTACCAGGGGATCGCCAGGCTGATAGCCGCTGCAATAAGAGGAAAGATAATCAGAACTACGAGCATCGTATTATTCCTTCAGGGCGGAGAGACGTTCCGTATCGAGCGAGGAAAATTCACGGTTGATCTGGTTGAGCACAATTCCCATGACGAAGACGCCGACGAGTAAGTCGAGCAACACCCCGCCTTCGACCATCAGGGGCAGGGCTTCACTTAGCAGGACACCGATAATAAAAATCCCGTTCTCGAGCATCAAATAGCCCAGCACCTGGGTGATGGCTTTGCGCCGTGTGATCAAAAGCAAAAAACCGGCAAACATGGTGGCCAGAGCGACCGGGACGTAGAGCCCGTCGTGGTGTTCAGCGACCAACGGCAGAAAATCTGCAAACAAAAAAGCGCCAGCCGTGGTCAGGGCGCCCAGGATCAAGGTTGGGACAAAGCCGATGATCGGTTCGACCTCGCGGCGGATACGGACTTCGCGGACGGCGCGCAGCAGCAGCCAGGGGATGAGAATTCCTTTGAAACAAAAAGCTCCGGCCGACAGCAGGATGGAGTGAAAACTGAGCCCGTGGGTTAAAAGCGGCAGCAGGGCCAATAATGCGCCCTGCAGCGCGACGATCCGGATACAGGCGACGAGTCGAGAGCTGCCGAGGGTAAAGAAATTAATCAGAATCACCGTCAGCAACAGGAGGTTTGTGAATTCCATCATCGGTTCTTCTCCGCCAGTATAGATATTCTGATGTTAGCGTTTTGAGAGCGTTTCATCGCAGCACCAACACCAGGGCGAAGATCGATAACAGCGAGGTTCCGATCAACATCTGCGGGATACGCGGTAAACGCAGGCGCGCCATGAACGATTCGACTACCCCGATCAGTACTGCAATCCCGGCCAGTCCGGCGAGAAAAATCAGGGCGTCAAGCGCCCACCAACCGGTTTGCCAGGGGAGTGCCAGGCGCACCAACAGGGCCCCTAAAACCATCATTTTGAGCGAGGCGCCGTAAAGAATCATGCCGAGGGCCGGGCCACTGTGATCGAGCACCATCACCTCATGAACCATGGTGAGTTCCAGGTGGGTGTTGGGATCATCGAACGGAATGCGTGAATTCTCGACCAGCATAACCACAAAGAGGCACACCAGAATCAACCCAAGTGAGGCGCCAGCCGGACTGCGCCAGGCTGCCAGCAGATGGGAGCCGAACAGGGTGTTGAGCGAAAGGCCATCGGAGATCCGGGCCAGGACCAGCAGCGCAAAAAGCACCGTCGGTTCAGCCAGACAGGAGAAAGTCACTTCACGCACCGCCCCCATCCCTTCGAAACTCGAACCGGTATCGAGCGCTGCGCTGGCGGTAAAGAAGCGTGCGAGGCCGAACAGGTAAACGAACAAAATCAGATCACCTTCAAAGCTGACCGGGGCCTGCAGCGCCCCAAAAGGTATCAGCAGCGAAGCCAGGAGCGGAACCACCAGGCCGACCACCGGACCGGTCAGGAAAACCCAGGTGGTAGTGCGACTGAAAACAAATCCCTTACGCCATAGTCGGGCGAGATCGTAGTAAAGCTGCAGCACCGGGGCACCGATACGGCCACCGAATATGGCTTTGGTCTTGGTGATAATCCCTGGCAACAGCGGGGCGAAGAGGAGCAAAAGAACGAGATGCAGAACCAGCTTGCCGATCACGATGGTTCTCCTTTCACAGCACGAATAAGGCGAGGAGCGCGATAACGGTCAGGGCGACATAAAGCAGGTAAGAGGCTATGCGTCCGTTTTGAATCAGGGCCCTTAGTTTGCGACAGAACCAGGCAATGCCTTGGCCCCCCGGGAAAAGAATACGGTCCAGAACTGCGTCGGGGGTGTGACTTTCAAAGCCGGACGCCGCAGCAAACAGGCCGGTGACCTTGCCGCCGTGACGTTCGCTCAAAAGGCCGAAATTAAACAGCTGCACGAGCATGTCAGCAAAAGAGCTGGCCGTATATTGCATGCGTGCCGTGGGAAATTGATAGCCGCAACCCCAGGTGCCGACATTGTGTGGCGCTGTGCGGCTGCGGCGCTTGAGCCAGAGGGCCAGGGCGCCGAGCAGAGCCACCAAAAGCCAGCCGATGAGACCGATGCGGCCGAGGGGCGCCAGGTTGCTCCCCAGAACTGTGCTCTCGGCGCTTCCGCTCCATTCGACAACGGCGGCGCGCAGCAGTGGAACCAGGGTGGTCGGGAGCAGCCCGATCCAGGCACAGGCGACCAACAGCAGTGCCATGGGTGCGAGCATACTGCCTGGGGCTTCATGCGCCTGGGCTGCGGCTGTGCTGCGTGGTTCACCGAGAAAGGTGATGCCGAACACCTTGACAAAGCAAGCGAGCGCTAATGCGCCGATTAGCGCCAAGGCCGGGGCTGCCAGGACAGCCATGCCCAGGGCCGAGGCGGGGTGCCTCAAGGGTTGGAAGGAGCCGAGATAGATCAGCCATTCACTGATAAATCCGTTGAATGGGGGGAGTCCACAGATCGCTACGGCCGCACCCAGAAATAAGGTCCCGGTCCAGGGTTGTGACTTGAGCAGTCCGCCATAACTGTCGATATCGCGGCTGCCGACCGCATGGATCACCGAGCCGGCACTCAAAAACAGCAGGGACTTAAACAGCCCGTGGTTGGCGACGTGGAGCAGACAACCGGCCAGACCAAGGGCCACCAGTGCCGGGACATGGTAGCTGCGACCGAGCAGGGCCAGCCCCAGACCGAGGGAAATAATGCCGATATTTTCGACGCTGTGGTAGGCGAGCAGTCGCTTGATGTCATGCTGAGCCAACGCCAGGGCAACACCCATGATCCCCGAAATGATCCCGAGCAGCAGCATGGTCCAGCCCCACCAGGGCGGAATCTCGACAAAGAAGGAGGTAAGCCGCACCAAACCATAGATACCGGTTTTGATCATGACACCGGAGAGGATCGCCGAAGCATGGCTCGGTGCAGCGGCGTGGGCACCGGGCAGCCAGATGTGCAGCGGCATTATCCCGGCCTTCATGCCGAACCCGAACAAACCGAGCAGAAACATCAGACCAGCGCTTGCGGCGGTCAGGGTTCCGGCGGCGGGGAACATCAGGGATCCTGATGCTTGATCGAGCAGGGCGAAGAGGGCGAAGAGGGCCAGAGTGCCACTGTGGGTGGCGATCAGATAGATAAATCCGGCGCGGCGGACATCCTCTTTGTGATCTTCGGTGGTGATCAGAAAATAGCCGGCCAGAGCCATCACTTCCCAGCCCATCAGAAACAGCACGCCGTTGCGGGACGACAGGAGCAGAATCATCGATCCGCTGAGCAGGCCATAAAAGAGCCGCAGTTTACGGCCGTTTGCCGGATTTTTACTCTGGGGCCAGTAGCTCAGACCATAAACGGCGCCGGTTGCGACAACCAGAAAGAGCGGCAGCAGAAAGGTGGCAGTGATTGCGTCGAGTCGCAGAGCCAAGGCCCCGCCTGGAATGGTCCAAGGCAGCTCCAGGCGCATTTCGTGGCCCGAGACCAGGAGCAGGCCGACGGCAATCACGCCACTGACACAGCCGACCAGGCTCATCAGGCAGGCCAGCCGTTCCCCGCCGGTCCCCTGTCGAGAACAGAAGAGTCCGGGCACACCGGCCAACGAAGTTAGTAAGATCGCCCCTATAAGCCAGATCAAATCATCCTCCTCCCTGTCCGCCGGCCCATAGACTCCAGGCCATAAGCACTGCGCTCGCGATGAAAATATAAACCAGGTAGATCGACAACTTCCCTTGTTGCAGCCAGCGTAGTCTCTGACAACGGTCGGCAAGGGCAACGAAAAGAGGGTTTAGTATGCGGATCAAGACGGGATCTGGGGAGGTCTGCGACAGGTGGCCTTCCTCCGGGAAAACCCCGCTGACATTCTTGACGTGTAGCTCAGGGCGCATGATTTTAGGAAGCAGGTGCCAGGCCGCAAGTTCGGAAAATCCTTCGCCGGTATACGCCATGCGCGGCGTGGGGAAGCGGAAAGCGCAGGCCCAGGTGGCCGCCTGTGCCTGTGGGCGCAAGTTTCTCAGTAAAACAAGAACTCCGGTGAAAACTCCCAGTCCGAGCAACAGCAGCAGTCCCCAGTGTCCCAGCGGAGCAACCGCCAGGGCGAGCTCAGGCCCGACCGTCACACCTGATACTTGTGCTAACGCTGGCGTCAGTAAGCGCAAGGCTCCCTGAGGATAGAGGCCGATCGTCAAACAGCCCGCAAGTAATGCCGCCATGGCGAGCAGCATCCGTGGCGCCGCCTCATGGGCATGGGCCGCCGCCGCGGTGCGCGGTTCCCCGAGCAGACAAATGCCGATCAGGCGCGAAAATGTCACCAGAGCCAGCGCACCCACCAGACCGAGCAGGCCGAAGAGCAAAAGTGGCATGAGAGCAGCAAAGCCCCCCAATGCGGAGCCCGCTTTGGCCAAACCAATATAAATCAGCCATTCACTGACCAGGCCGTTGAGGGGTGGCAAGGCTCCGATGGCCAAACTGCCCCCGATCCACAAAAGTCCGGCCAGTGGCATGCGCTTGAGCAGGCCACCCATCATGTTCATGTCACGCGTGCCGGTGGCGTGCAGCAGGGTGCCGGCGCCGAGGAACATGACCCCTTTGAAAAGCGCATGATTCCACAGGTGGAGCATGCCTCCGGCATAAGCAAAGAGCGCCAGAGTCGGATGTCCCTCGGCGGCGGCGACCAGACCAAAGCCCAAACCAAGGAACATGATGCCGATGTTTTCGACGGTTGAATAGGCCAGACAACGTTTGATGTCGCGCTGCTGCGCGGCCAGTGAAATCCCGTAGAGGGCACCGCCTGCTCCGAGCAGAGCCATCAGCCAGCCCCACCAGATCGGAGCGGGGGGGAGAAAACTGATAACCCGCAGAATGCCGTAGATACCGGTTTTGATTAATACCCCGGACATCAGGGCCGAAACATGGCTGGGGGCTGCCGGATGAGCATTAGGCAACCAGATATGAATCGGAAAGAGTCCGGCCTTGACGCCGAAACCGAACAGCGCCAGCAGATAGAGCAGCGAGGCCATGCCGAGGGGGAGTTGCGCCAAGGGTCCGAAGTCGCTGAAGTCAAGGCTGGGACAATAGCTGCCTGCCAGAATAAACATGGCGACCAGCAGCATCATGCCGAGGTGGGCGGCCAGCAGGTAGAGCCAGGCGGCCTTGCGCACCTCTTCCAGATGATGGTCCCAGGCAACCAGAAAGAAGGAGGAGATGGTCATGGCCTCCCAGGCGGCCAGAAAGAGCAGCGCATTGGCGGCGGTGGTCACCAGCAACATGGCGATGGCCATGATGTTGAAAAAGAACCAGTGCGGCGCCAGTGGCCGCTGCTGACCCTCGTGGGCCAGATAGGGCCCGGCATAGAGGGCACAACAGAGGGTAATGATAGAGATCGGCAGGACGAAAAAGGCCGCTAACGGATCGAGTCGCAGGGTGAAGGCGCCCCCGGGAACCGACCAGAGAGCGGAGTAGCTGAGCGCCTGCCCGCTGAGCAGAACCTGAAGTGCAATATAGCCTGAGATAAGGGTTGCGCTAACCGCCGAGAGGGTCCCGATCAGGGTCGCCAGCGATGATTTTCGCGCGGCGATGGAGAGCAAACTACCGACAAGTAAAATGAGTAAAGCCGTTATAAACAGGGTCATGTCTTCTGCTCAACCTCAATAAAGAGATGGCGGTACAAAAACTCACCAACTGCTGTGTTGCCGTAATTTGTCGCGCGGCTGCGACGTAAATGAGGCTGTCTTATTGCTCGATAAATAGTGCACCTCGCCTTTAAAGAGGACGGTTCTCCATCCATTTCAGTTCGTCTTGATGAAACTTTCAGCCTGGGTCAAGGCGGCAAAGATTTTTTCGCGGCTCCCTTCCTGCAGGAGAGTGTCGCGAAAGTCCGAATTGTGCAGCACAAAACTCAGGCGCGAGAGCAGGTGCAGGTGTGAGCGCAGATTCGGTGCGATAATCATAAAGAGGATCGAGACCGGTTGGCCATCGAGGGCGTGAAAATCGACCGGTTCTTCCAAAAAACAGAGTGTCACTGTCGGACGCAGGACATTCAACAGACCAGGACTGCGCGGGTGGGGTATGGCAATGCCGGAACCGGTGGCGGTTGGCGCGAGTTGTTCGCGGGTAATCAGCATCTGGGTCAGGTGACCCAGGTCGATATCTTCCGGCACCCGCAGGTGGCCCACCGCATCGGTCAAAACCTCTTCGCGGGTTTTACCTTCAACGCGGTAAAATACCCCGCCGGTTTCAAGAGCATCTGTCAGTGAGGGGAGCGGCTGGTCGTCGGCTTCGGGCTCTTCATAGGCGTCCCCCGCTACGCCTCTACGGCGTGCCGTTGCCCACTCCAATAGTTCCGCCCGGTTGAAGCGGTAGCTTTCGTGGACCTTATAGGCGGGAACGATATCCTGCTTGATCCAGCGATAGATGGTCTTTTCCGAAACCGATAGCAGCCGCGCTGCATCTTTGACATTAAGGTTCATTGTTCACCTTCTGCTATCATGTGGCCCCCTTATTGGACAATTTAGGACATTACGCTGGAAAAAATAAGCTTGTCAAGCGGGAAGTCCGGTTTTTGCGGGTTGAGAATAGTTTTTTAACGGACTGAATTTTCAACGTTCTTGCAAGAGTTCGAGGATTCCTTGTAAGAGTTGGAGCGGGGTGGGGGGGCAGCCCGGGATGACGGCATCGACCGGGAGGACGTTTTCAAGCGCCCCGCAGCTGGCGTAGGAAACGCCGAATTCTCCGCCGTTGGCTGCACATTCGCCCATGCCGACCACCAGTTTGGGTGCAGGAGTCGCTTCATAGGTGCGCAGGAGTGCGGCCTGCATATGACGCGAAACGGGACCGGTGATCAGCAGCAGATCTGCGTGGCGCGGTGAGGCGACAAAGTGGATGCCGAAGCGTTCGATATCGTAGAAACCGTTATTAACCGCATGCATCTCCAGTTCACAGCCGTTACAGCTGCCGGCATCAACCATGCGGATCGCTAGCGAACCCGCAAACTTGCGCGCAATCTCCTGTTGACAGGCGCTCCCCAGCTTTGCGACCCGCTGGTCTTCGGTTGGCAGGGGTTCGGTCAGCTGGCCGGTTTTGCGGATTTTATTGAAGATGCGGAACATAACTCAAAATTCCCTCTATAGATCGTGCCCTGAGTATGACCCATTGACCGATTTATTGCAGACCGGAAAGTCGGGCACGATGACATCGTCCATCATCTCTTCCAGCGCCAGCCAGTTGATGGCGCTGGGATCGCGGGGGGCGTAGCGCAGCACTGTTCCGTCGGCACCGAGTCTGACATAGGCCAGGGTTTCGCCGCGCCAGCCTTCGATCAGTCCCAGGCCCTGCGCCTCGCGGCCGGGAAGGGAGCAAACGGTCGCAAGCTCCCCGGCGGGAAGCTTGCGCAGTAGCTCTTCGATCAATCCTAGTGACACCAGAATTTCGTCACCACGGACCCGCACGCGGCGGGCGACGTCGCCTTCAATGTAGGCTGGAACTTCGACCTTTAAGCGGTCGTAGGGTGGATAGGGGGCGTCGCGGCGCAGATCATACTGATGGTTACTGGCGCGGCCGACGTAGCCGAGGGCGCCGAGTCTTGCGGCTTTTGCAGGGGAGAGCAGCCCGGTGTCGCGCAGACGATCCTGCAAGGAGGGATATTCGAGCAGCAGTGGCATCAGCTCTACAATTTCGATGCGCAAGGTGCCGCAGGACATGAGCTGCAGTTGAACCTGTTCGGTGTTTAAATCGCCGGCGACTCCGCCCGGCCGCAGATAATCCATCATCAGCCGGTGACCGAAGACATGGGCGTTGTCGCGCTGCCATAATTCCCGCAGGCGCGTCATCTGCACCTGGGCGAAGGCGAAGCCGACATCGTTGCAGACGGCGCCAATATCCCCCAGATGGTTGGCGATCCGTTCGCGTTCGCAGGCGATTGCTCTCAGCGCCAGAGCCCGCGCTGAGGGGGCGACCCCCAGCGCCTGTTCGACAGCCTGACAGGCCGCCCAGCTGTGGACGACTGTGCTATCGCCCGAGACCCGTCCCGCCAGGCGGATCAGCCCCGCCAGGTCACGGCCGACGGCGATCTTTTCTATTCCCTTATGCACATAACCCAGATGCTCTTCGAGACGCAGGATCCTCTCACCGACCGCCTGAAAACGGAAATGGCCCGGTTCGATGATGCCAGCGTGAACGGGACCGACCGGGATTTCGTAGACTCCGGAGCCTTCGGTGGCAGCGAAGGGGTAATCACAATCGGGCGGTGTTCGTTCGGTGGGGCGTCCGGCGCGCGGGAAATCGACGCGCAAGGGAAAGTCGCCTTCGCTCCAGGCTTGATGTCGCAGCCAGCGCCGGGGATCGGGATGCGCCAGCAACTGCACGCCCAGCATGTCCTGCAGAACCCGCTCCTGTCGTGAAGCGCCTGCAAAAAAAGGCGTTTGAGCCGGGAGCTGGGGATCCTCTTCGCTCACCTGGGTCTGCAGCAGCAGCTGGCCATCACCGCCCACAAAGAGACTGAAAATCAGGATATTTGGCGGGCAATGTTCACCCCAGCAGGTTGAAAATCGCAGTTTTTCATCCCGCGCCAGTTCGGCGGCCTTCCCCCAGTCACAGCTGGAAATCTGCAAACTGAGACAGCCGGGGTGCAGGGCTTGAGACTCGGTGCTGGCGACTCCGATGGCGCGCAGTGCCGCGGCAAATTCACGGGTTGTCCCGCTGGGGATCTGGGGCGGCTGGCGTTTACTCATAATACCCCCCGGCCGACCACCATGATTGTCGCCTGATTCAGCCAGTCGACGAGCACCCCGGGGATCGAGATGCCGAGTAATAAGACCAGCAGCAGGTGGAGAATGACGGGCCACATATTGGCCGGCACCGCGACCTGACCGGCCGGTGGCTCACCGAAAACCATTGGTTGAATGTGGCGAAACAGCCCGGTGAAGGCGATAACCAGGCCACTGAGCAGCGGGATGACCAGCCAGGGCCAGCTCTTGATGGTGGCGGTAAAGAGCAAAAACTCGCTGGTAAAAACGCCGAAGGGCGGAAACCCGGCGATCGCGACGGTTGCGATCAGCAAGCACCAGCCCACCACCGGCTGGGTCTTGATCAGGCCACGGATCCCGGCGATGCTCTGGGTTCCGGCCACATGGGCGGCATGACCGACGGTGACAAAGATAGAGGATTTGGTCAGGGAATGCACAATCATGTGCAGCAGCGCGCCGAAGGTCGCGAGCGGGCCGCCAATGCCAAAGGCAAAGGTCATCAGCCCCATATGTTCAATCGATGAATAGGCGAACATCCGTTTGACGTCGCGCTGGTGGTGCAGCAACAGACTGGCGACGCTAAAGGAGAGCAGTCCGAACCCCATCATCATCTGCCCGGCCAGATGGTTTCCCAGGGCCGGGTCGACAATCATCTTGAAACGCACCACCGCGTAGAGCGCGATATTGAGCAGCAGCCCGGAGAGGATCGCCGACATCGGGGTCGGCCCTTCGGAGTGGGCGTCGGGCAGCCAGTTGTGCAGCGGGACCAGTCCGACCTTGGTGCCGTAACCGACCAGTAAAAAGGCGAAGGCGATGGTCAGCACCGCCGGTTCCAGCTGGCCGGCATGTTCATGGAGCACACTCCAGAGCAGGGTATCATCGCTGCCGGGCAGAATCCGTTCGGCGGCAAAGTAGATCAGCACCGTACCGAATAACGCCTGCGCGATGCCGACGCCGCAGAGGATAAAATATTTCCAGCCTGCCTCGATCGATTCGGGGGTGCGATAGAGGGAGACCAGCAGCACCGTGGCCAGGGTCGCGCCCTCGATGGAGACCCAGAGGATGCCGAGGTTGTTGGTCGAAAGGGCCAGCAGCATGGTGAACAGAAAACCCTGATACATGGCGTGGTAAAGACGCATGCGGCCATCATCGACCCGGCCGATCTTGACCTCGTGCGCCATGTAGGGG
Above is a genomic segment from Geopsychrobacter electrodiphilus DSM 16401 containing:
- a CDS encoding proton-conducting transporter membrane subunit codes for the protein MIWLIGAILLTSLAGVPGLFCSRQGTGGERLACLMSLVGCVSGVIAVGLLLVSGHEMRLELPWTIPGGALALRLDAITATFLLPLFLVVATGAVYGLSYWPQSKNPANGRKLRLFYGLLSGSMILLLSSRNGVLFLMGWEVMALAGYFLITTEDHKEDVRRAGFIYLIATHSGTLALFALFALLDQASGSLMFPAAGTLTAASAGLMFLLGLFGFGMKAGIMPLHIWLPGAHAAAPSHASAILSGVMIKTGIYGLVRLTSFFVEIPPWWGWTMLLLGIISGIMGVALALAQHDIKRLLAYHSVENIGIISLGLGLALLGRSYHVPALVALGLAGCLLHVANHGLFKSLLFLSAGSVIHAVGSRDIDSYGGLLKSQPWTGTLFLGAAVAICGLPPFNGFISEWLIYLGSFQPLRHPASALGMAVLAAPALALIGALALACFVKVFGITFLGEPRSTAAAQAHEAPGSMLAPMALLLVACAWIGLLPTTLVPLLRAAVVEWSGSAESTVLGSNLAPLGRIGLIGWLLVALLGALALWLKRRSRTAPHNVGTWGCGYQFPTARMQYTASSFADMLVQLFNFGLLSERHGGKVTGLFAAASGFESHTPDAVLDRILFPGGQGIAWFCRKLRALIQNGRIASYLLYVALTVIALLALFVL
- a CDS encoding proton-conducting transporter membrane subunit, with translation MTLFITALLILLVGSLLSIAARKSSLATLIGTLSAVSATLISGYIALQVLLSGQALSYSALWSVPGGAFTLRLDPLAAFFVLPISIITLCCALYAGPYLAHEGQQRPLAPHWFFFNIMAIAMLLVTTAANALLFLAAWEAMTISSFFLVAWDHHLEEVRKAAWLYLLAAHLGMMLLVAMFILAGSYCPSLDFSDFGPLAQLPLGMASLLYLLALFGFGVKAGLFPIHIWLPNAHPAAPSHVSALMSGVLIKTGIYGILRVISFLPPAPIWWGWLMALLGAGGALYGISLAAQQRDIKRCLAYSTVENIGIMFLGLGFGLVAAAEGHPTLALFAYAGGMLHLWNHALFKGVMFLGAGTLLHATGTRDMNMMGGLLKRMPLAGLLWIGGSLAIGALPPLNGLVSEWLIYIGLAKAGSALGGFAALMPLLLFGLLGLVGALALVTFSRLIGICLLGEPRTAAAAHAHEAAPRMLLAMAALLAGCLTIGLYPQGALRLLTPALAQVSGVTVGPELALAVAPLGHWGLLLLLGLGVFTGVLVLLRNLRPQAQAATWACAFRFPTPRMAYTGEGFSELAAWHLLPKIMRPELHVKNVSGVFPEEGHLSQTSPDPVLIRILNPLFVALADRCQRLRWLQQGKLSIYLVYIFIASAVLMAWSLWAGGQGGG
- a CDS encoding NADH-quinone oxidoreductase subunit B family protein — translated: MFRIFNKIRKTGQLTEPLPTEDQRVAKLGSACQQEIARKFAGSLAIRMVDAGSCNGCELEMHAVNNGFYDIERFGIHFVASPRHADLLLITGPVSRHMQAALLRTYEATPAPKLVVGMGECAANGGEFGVSYASCGALENVLPVDAVIPGCPPTPLQLLQGILELLQER
- a CDS encoding NADH-quinone oxidoreductase subunit C, with the translated sequence MSKRQPPQIPSGTTREFAAALRAIGVASTESQALHPGCLSLQISSCDWGKAAELARDEKLRFSTCWGEHCPPNILIFSLFVGGDGQLLLQTQVSEEDPQLPAQTPFFAGASRQERVLQDMLGVQLLAHPDPRRWLRHQAWSEGDFPLRVDFPRAGRPTERTPPDCDYPFAATEGSGVYEIPVGPVHAGIIEPGHFRFQAVGERILRLEEHLGYVHKGIEKIAVGRDLAGLIRLAGRVSGDSTVVHSWAACQAVEQALGVAPSARALALRAIACERERIANHLGDIGAVCNDVGFAFAQVQMTRLRELWQRDNAHVFGHRLMMDYLRPGGVAGDLNTEQVQLQLMSCGTLRIEIVELMPLLLEYPSLQDRLRDTGLLSPAKAARLGALGYVGRASNHQYDLRRDAPYPPYDRLKVEVPAYIEGDVARRVRVRGDEILVSLGLIEELLRKLPAGELATVCSLPGREAQGLGLIEGWRGETLAYVRLGADGTVLRYAPRDPSAINWLALEEMMDDVIVPDFPVCNKSVNGSYSGHDL
- a CDS encoding hydrogenase 4 subunit F → MNALYLCLLLPLIGTLLLALVGHWPRAGWINTLLCMATFIAALQLAFNIFEQGPMLSPGKLFYIDAFNVYLILLNAFVGLTTSIFSGPYMAHEVKIGRVDDGRMRLYHAMYQGFLFTMLLALSTNNLGILWVSIEGATLATVLLVSLYRTPESIEAGWKYFILCGVGIAQALFGTVLIYFAAERILPGSDDTLLWSVLHEHAGQLEPAVLTIAFAFLLVGYGTKVGLVPLHNWLPDAHSEGPTPMSAILSGLLLNIALYAVVRFKMIVDPALGNHLAGQMMMGFGLLSFSVASLLLHHQRDVKRMFAYSSIEHMGLMTFAFGIGGPLATFGALLHMIVHSLTKSSIFVTVGHAAHVAGTQSIAGIRGLIKTQPVVGWCLLIATVAIAGFPPFGVFTSEFLLFTATIKSWPWLVIPLLSGLVIAFTGLFRHIQPMVFGEPPAGQVAVPANMWPVILHLLLVLLLGISIPGVLVDWLNQATIMVVGRGVL
- a CDS encoding PTS sugar transporter subunit IIA, which translates into the protein MNLNVKDAARLLSVSEKTIYRWIKQDIVPAYKVHESYRFNRAELLEWATARRRGVAGDAYEEPEADDQPLPSLTDALETGGVFYRVEGKTREEVLTDAVGHLRVPEDIDLGHLTQMLITREQLAPTATGSGIAIPHPRSPGLLNVLRPTVTLCFLEEPVDFHALDGQPVSILFMIIAPNLRSHLHLLSRLSFVLHNSDFRDTLLQEGSREKIFAALTQAESFIKTN
- a CDS encoding respiratory chain complex I subunit 1 family protein; this encodes MIGKLVLHLVLLLLFAPLLPGIITKTKAIFGGRIGAPVLQLYYDLARLWRKGFVFSRTTTWVFLTGPVVGLVVPLLASLLIPFGALQAPVSFEGDLILFVYLFGLARFFTASAALDTGSSFEGMGAVREVTFSCLAEPTVLFALLVLARISDGLSLNTLFGSHLLAAWRSPAGASLGLILVCLFVVMLVENSRIPFDDPNTHLELTMVHEVMVLDHSGPALGMILYGASLKMMVLGALLVRLALPWQTGWWALDALIFLAGLAGIAVLIGVVESFMARLRLPRIPQMLIGTSLLSIFALVLVLR